In a single window of the Patagioenas fasciata isolate bPatFas1 chromosome 22, bPatFas1.hap1, whole genome shotgun sequence genome:
- the HDAC5 gene encoding histone deacetylase 5 isoform X3, which translates to MDPQSDTGPEGPAEPPGERRGPGLDAAARERQLQRELLALKQQQQLQKQLLFAEFQKQHEHLTRQHEVQLQKHLKQQQEALAARRQQELEQQRQRERQELEQQQRLEQLHALRSKDRSRESAIASTEVKLKLQEFLLSKTKEPGTGPPNHSLPQHPKCWAHHTSLDQSSPPQTGSPGTPPSYKLPLLGTYDGRDDFPLRKTASEPNLKVRSRLKQKVAERRSSPLLRRKDGTVISTFKKRAIEITVSSLCSSAPGSGPSSPNSSHGAIAENGLTGSVPNIPAELLPQPLALDGSGQLSLYTSPSLPNISLGLQATVTVTNSHLSASPKLSPQAEAERPAVATLRPGATLTGKFLSTSSIPGCLLGVALDGDPPAGPASLLQHVLLLEQARQQSTLIAVPLHGQSPLVTGERVGSARTVTKLPRHRPLSRTQSSPLPQSPQALPHGALPHGALQHHFLDKQQVSLGKLLPKAGELARQPPTHPEETEEELTEQQSPPPGDGVPPLAPPDTGDPPERPQDPGGRGEPLEPGDSGDEAPDVAELGVTYKQVFPEAPLQLFPGPPLGVLALPHPALARTQSSPASAGVKPPAPSGPPQHLFTTGVVYDTFMLKHQCTCGNTNVHPEHAGRIQSIWSRLQETGLLGKCERVRGRKATLEEIQTVHSEHHALLYGTSPLNRQKLDSKKLLGPIGQKTYAVLPCGGIGVDSDTVWNEMHSSSAVRMAVGCLLELAFKVAAGDIKNGFAVIRPPGHHAEESTAMGFCFFNSVAISAKLLQQKLSVGRILIVDWDIHHGNGTQQAFYSDPGVLYVSLHRYDDGNFFPGSGAPEEVGSGMGVGYNVNIAWTGGVDPPIGDVEYLTAFRTVVMPIATEFSPDVVLVSAGFDAVEGHLSPLGGYSVTAKCFGHLTKQLMTLAGGRVVLALEGGHDLTAICDASEACVSALLGLELEPLDPSLLQQKPNANAVATLEKVIEIQSRHWASLRGCAGAVGRSLREVQAGETAEAETVTAMALLSVGAEQGGCGPRPRPVEEPTEPVEPMEPVEPIEAMEPMEAMEAEPVP; encoded by the exons ATGGACCCCCAGAGTGACACAG GGCCGGAGGGGCCGGCGGAGCCccccggggagcggcggggcccgggGTTGGACGCGGCGGCGCGGGAGCGgcagctgcagcgggagctcctggcgctcaagcagcagcagcagctccagaagCAGCTGCTCTTCGCCGAGTTCCAGAAGCAGCATGAGCACCTCACCCGCCAGCACGAGGTCCAGCTCCAGAAGCACCTCAAG cagcagcaggaggcgcTGGCCGCGCgccggcagcaggagctggagcagcagcggcagcgggagcggcaggagctggagcagcagcagcgcctgGAGCAGCTGCACGCGCTGCGCAGCAAGGACAGGAGCCGCGAGa gtgccATCGCCAGCACCGAGGTGAAGCTGAAGCTGCAGGAGTTTCTGCTCAGCAAGACGAAGGAGCCGGGCACCGGCCCGCCCAACCATTccctcccccagcaccccaaatgtTG GGCTCACCACACCTCGTTGGACCAGAGTTCCCCGCCCCAGACTGGCAGCCCCGGGACTCCCCCCTCCTAcaaactccccctcctcggcacCTACGACGGCCGGGACGATTTCCCGCTGCGCAAAACCG CCTCCGAGCCCAACCTGAAGGTGCGGTCGCGGTTGAAGCAGAAGGTGGCGGAGCGCAGGAGCAGCCCGCTGCTGCGCAGGAAGGACGGCACCGTCATCAGCACCTTCAAGAAGCGCGCGATTGAGATCACGG TGTCCTCGCTCTGCAGCAGCGCCCCCGGCTCCGGGCCCAGCTCCCCCAACAGCTCCCACGGCGCCATTGCCGAGAACGGCCTCACCGGCTCCGTGCCCAACATCCCCGCCGAG CTCCTGCCGCAGCCCTTGGCGCTGGACGGCTCCGGCCAGCTCAGCCTCTACACGTCCCCGTCGCTGCCCAACATCTCGCTGGGGCTCCAGGCCACCGTCACCGTCACCAACTCCCACCTCAGC GCGTCCCCCAAGCTGTCCCCGCAGGCGGAGGCCGAGCGCCCGGCGGTGGCCACTCTGCGCCCCGGGGCCACCCTCACCGGCAAGTTCCTGAGCACATCGTCCATCCCGGGCTGCCTGCTGGGGGTGGCGCTGGACGGGGacccccccgccggccccgcgtCCCTGCTGCAGCACGTCCTGCTGCTGGAGCAAGCGCGCCAGCAGAGCACCCTCATCGCCG TGCCGCTGCACGGGCAGTCGCCGCTGGTGACCGGGGAGCGCGTGGGGAGCGCGCGGACGGTGACGAAGCTGCCGCGGCACCGGCCCCTGAGCCGCACGCAGTCGTCTCCgctgccccagagcccccaggccCTGCCCCACGGCGCCCTGCCCCACGGCGCCCTCCAGCACCACTTCCTCGACAAGCAGCAGGTGTCGCTGGGCAAG ctgctccccaagGCGGGGGAGCTGGCGCGGCAGCCCCCCACCCACCCCGAGGAGACGGAGGAGGAGCTGACGGAGCAGCAGTCTCCCCCCCCGGGTGATGGGGTCCCCCCACTCGCCCCCCCGGACACCGGGGACCCCCCGGAGCGCCCGCAGGACCCTGGGGGCCGTGGGGAGCCCCTCGAGCCGGGTGACAGCGGGGACGAGGCCCCTGACGTGGCCGAGCTGGGCGTCACCTACAAGCAG GTGTTCCCCGAGGCGCCGCTGCAGCTCTTCCCCGGCCCCCCCCTGGGCGTCCTGGCGCTGCCGCACCCGGCGCTCGCCCGCACCCAGTCGTCCCCGGCCAGCGCCGGCGTGAAGCCCCCCGCGCCCAGCGGGCCCCCCCAGCACCTCTTCACCACAG GCGTGGTGTACGACACCTTCATGCTGAAGCACCAGTGCACCTGCGGCAACACCAACGTCCACCCCGAGCACGCCGGCCGCATCCAGAGCATCTGGTCGCGCCTACAGGAGACCGGGCTCCTCGGCAAGTGCGAG CGCGTCCGGGGCAGGAAGGCGACGCTGGAGGAGATCCAGACGGTGCACTCGGAGCACCACGCGCTGCTCTACGGCACCAGCCCCCTCAACCGCCAGAAGCTCGACAGCAAGAAGCTCCTGG GTCCCATCGGCCAGAAGACGTACGCCGTGCTGCCCTGCGGGGGCATCGGG GTGGACAGTGACACGGTGTGGAACGAGATGCACTCGTCCAGCGCGGTGCGCATGGCCGTGGGCTGCCTGCTGGAGCTCGCCTTCAAGGTGGCGGCTGGGGACATCAAG AACGGCTTTGCCGTCATCCGCCCCCCGGGGCACCACGCGGAGGAGTCCACGGCCAT GGGCTTTTGCTTTTTCAACTCGGTGGCCATCTCGGCCAAACTGCTCCAGCAGAAGCTCAGCGTGGGCCGGATCCTCATCGTGGACTGG GACATCCACCACGGGAACGGGACCCAACAAGCCTTCTACAGCGACCCCGGCGTCCTCTACGTCTCCCTGCACCGCTACGACGACGGCAACTTCTTCCCGGGCAGCGGGGCGCCCGAGGAG GTGGGCAGCGGGATGGGAGTGGGCTACAACGTCAACATCGCCTGGACCGGCGGCGTGGACCCCCCCATCGGGGACGTGGAGTATCTGACCGCGTTCAG GACCGTGGTGATGCCCATCGCAACCGAGTTCTCCCCGGACGTGGTGCTGGTCTCGGCCGGATTTGACGCTGTTGAAGGTCACTTGTCACCGCTCGGCGGCTACTCTGTCACCGCCAAAT GCTTTGGCCACCTGACGAAGCAGCTGATGACGCTGGCGGGGGGCCGCGTGGTGCTGGCGCTGGAGGGCGGGCACGACCTGACGGCCATCTGCGACGCCTCGGAGGCCTGCGTGTCCGCGCTGCTGGGCCTGGAG CTGGAGCCCCTGGACCCGTCCCTCCTGCAGCAGAAGCCCAACGCCAACGCAGTGGCCACGCTGGAGAAGGTCATCGAGATCCAGA GCCGGCACTGGGCTTCGCTGCGGGGCTGCGCGGGCGCCGTGGGCCGCTCGCTGcgggaggtgcaggcaggggagaCGGCGGAGGCCGAGACCGTGACGGCCATGGCGCTGCTGTCGGTGGGCGCCGAGCAGGGGGGCTGCGGCCCCCGGCCCAG GCCGGTGGAGGAGCCCACGGAGCCCGTGGAGCCCATGGAGCCCGTGGAGCCCATAGAGGCCATGGAGCCCATGGAGGCCATGGAGGCCGAGCCTGTGCCATGA
- the HDAC5 gene encoding histone deacetylase 5 isoform X2 — protein sequence MDPQSDTGPEGPAEPPGERRGPGLDAAARERQLQRELLALKQQQQLQKQLLFAEFQKQHEHLTRQHEVQLQKHLKQQEALAARRQQELEQQRQRERQELEQQQRLEQLHALRSKDRSRESAIASTEVKLKLQEFLLSKTKEPGTGPPNHSLPQHPKCWAHHTSLDQSSPPQTGSPGTPPSYKLPLLGTYDGRDDFPLRKTASEPNLKVRSRLKQKVAERRSSPLLRRKDGTVISTFKKRAIEITVSSLCSSAPGSGPSSPNSSHGAIAENGLTGSVPNIPAEQLLPQPLALDGSGQLSLYTSPSLPNISLGLQATVTVTNSHLSASPKLSPQAEAERPAVATLRPGATLTGKFLSTSSIPGCLLGVALDGDPPAGPASLLQHVLLLEQARQQSTLIAVPLHGQSPLVTGERVGSARTVTKLPRHRPLSRTQSSPLPQSPQALPHGALPHGALQHHFLDKQQVSLGKLLPKAGELARQPPTHPEETEEELTEQQSPPPGDGVPPLAPPDTGDPPERPQDPGGRGEPLEPGDSGDEAPDVAELGVTYKQVFPEAPLQLFPGPPLGVLALPHPALARTQSSPASAGVKPPAPSGPPQHLFTTGVVYDTFMLKHQCTCGNTNVHPEHAGRIQSIWSRLQETGLLGKCERVRGRKATLEEIQTVHSEHHALLYGTSPLNRQKLDSKKLLGPIGQKTYAVLPCGGIGVDSDTVWNEMHSSSAVRMAVGCLLELAFKVAAGDIKNGFAVIRPPGHHAEESTAMGFCFFNSVAISAKLLQQKLSVGRILIVDWDIHHGNGTQQAFYSDPGVLYVSLHRYDDGNFFPGSGAPEEVGSGMGVGYNVNIAWTGGVDPPIGDVEYLTAFRTVVMPIATEFSPDVVLVSAGFDAVEGHLSPLGGYSVTAKCFGHLTKQLMTLAGGRVVLALEGGHDLTAICDASEACVSALLGLELEPLDPSLLQQKPNANAVATLEKVIEIQSRHWASLRGCAGAVGRSLREVQAGETAEAETVTAMALLSVGAEQGGCGPRPRPVEEPTEPVEPMEPVEPIEAMEPMEAMEAEPVP from the exons ATGGACCCCCAGAGTGACACAG GGCCGGAGGGGCCGGCGGAGCCccccggggagcggcggggcccgggGTTGGACGCGGCGGCGCGGGAGCGgcagctgcagcgggagctcctggcgctcaagcagcagcagcagctccagaagCAGCTGCTCTTCGCCGAGTTCCAGAAGCAGCATGAGCACCTCACCCGCCAGCACGAGGTCCAGCTCCAGAAGCACCTCAAG cagcaggaggcgcTGGCCGCGCgccggcagcaggagctggagcagcagcggcagcgggagcggcaggagctggagcagcagcagcgcctgGAGCAGCTGCACGCGCTGCGCAGCAAGGACAGGAGCCGCGAGa gtgccATCGCCAGCACCGAGGTGAAGCTGAAGCTGCAGGAGTTTCTGCTCAGCAAGACGAAGGAGCCGGGCACCGGCCCGCCCAACCATTccctcccccagcaccccaaatgtTG GGCTCACCACACCTCGTTGGACCAGAGTTCCCCGCCCCAGACTGGCAGCCCCGGGACTCCCCCCTCCTAcaaactccccctcctcggcacCTACGACGGCCGGGACGATTTCCCGCTGCGCAAAACCG CCTCCGAGCCCAACCTGAAGGTGCGGTCGCGGTTGAAGCAGAAGGTGGCGGAGCGCAGGAGCAGCCCGCTGCTGCGCAGGAAGGACGGCACCGTCATCAGCACCTTCAAGAAGCGCGCGATTGAGATCACGG TGTCCTCGCTCTGCAGCAGCGCCCCCGGCTCCGGGCCCAGCTCCCCCAACAGCTCCCACGGCGCCATTGCCGAGAACGGCCTCACCGGCTCCGTGCCCAACATCCCCGCCGAG CAGCTCCTGCCGCAGCCCTTGGCGCTGGACGGCTCCGGCCAGCTCAGCCTCTACACGTCCCCGTCGCTGCCCAACATCTCGCTGGGGCTCCAGGCCACCGTCACCGTCACCAACTCCCACCTCAGC GCGTCCCCCAAGCTGTCCCCGCAGGCGGAGGCCGAGCGCCCGGCGGTGGCCACTCTGCGCCCCGGGGCCACCCTCACCGGCAAGTTCCTGAGCACATCGTCCATCCCGGGCTGCCTGCTGGGGGTGGCGCTGGACGGGGacccccccgccggccccgcgtCCCTGCTGCAGCACGTCCTGCTGCTGGAGCAAGCGCGCCAGCAGAGCACCCTCATCGCCG TGCCGCTGCACGGGCAGTCGCCGCTGGTGACCGGGGAGCGCGTGGGGAGCGCGCGGACGGTGACGAAGCTGCCGCGGCACCGGCCCCTGAGCCGCACGCAGTCGTCTCCgctgccccagagcccccaggccCTGCCCCACGGCGCCCTGCCCCACGGCGCCCTCCAGCACCACTTCCTCGACAAGCAGCAGGTGTCGCTGGGCAAG ctgctccccaagGCGGGGGAGCTGGCGCGGCAGCCCCCCACCCACCCCGAGGAGACGGAGGAGGAGCTGACGGAGCAGCAGTCTCCCCCCCCGGGTGATGGGGTCCCCCCACTCGCCCCCCCGGACACCGGGGACCCCCCGGAGCGCCCGCAGGACCCTGGGGGCCGTGGGGAGCCCCTCGAGCCGGGTGACAGCGGGGACGAGGCCCCTGACGTGGCCGAGCTGGGCGTCACCTACAAGCAG GTGTTCCCCGAGGCGCCGCTGCAGCTCTTCCCCGGCCCCCCCCTGGGCGTCCTGGCGCTGCCGCACCCGGCGCTCGCCCGCACCCAGTCGTCCCCGGCCAGCGCCGGCGTGAAGCCCCCCGCGCCCAGCGGGCCCCCCCAGCACCTCTTCACCACAG GCGTGGTGTACGACACCTTCATGCTGAAGCACCAGTGCACCTGCGGCAACACCAACGTCCACCCCGAGCACGCCGGCCGCATCCAGAGCATCTGGTCGCGCCTACAGGAGACCGGGCTCCTCGGCAAGTGCGAG CGCGTCCGGGGCAGGAAGGCGACGCTGGAGGAGATCCAGACGGTGCACTCGGAGCACCACGCGCTGCTCTACGGCACCAGCCCCCTCAACCGCCAGAAGCTCGACAGCAAGAAGCTCCTGG GTCCCATCGGCCAGAAGACGTACGCCGTGCTGCCCTGCGGGGGCATCGGG GTGGACAGTGACACGGTGTGGAACGAGATGCACTCGTCCAGCGCGGTGCGCATGGCCGTGGGCTGCCTGCTGGAGCTCGCCTTCAAGGTGGCGGCTGGGGACATCAAG AACGGCTTTGCCGTCATCCGCCCCCCGGGGCACCACGCGGAGGAGTCCACGGCCAT GGGCTTTTGCTTTTTCAACTCGGTGGCCATCTCGGCCAAACTGCTCCAGCAGAAGCTCAGCGTGGGCCGGATCCTCATCGTGGACTGG GACATCCACCACGGGAACGGGACCCAACAAGCCTTCTACAGCGACCCCGGCGTCCTCTACGTCTCCCTGCACCGCTACGACGACGGCAACTTCTTCCCGGGCAGCGGGGCGCCCGAGGAG GTGGGCAGCGGGATGGGAGTGGGCTACAACGTCAACATCGCCTGGACCGGCGGCGTGGACCCCCCCATCGGGGACGTGGAGTATCTGACCGCGTTCAG GACCGTGGTGATGCCCATCGCAACCGAGTTCTCCCCGGACGTGGTGCTGGTCTCGGCCGGATTTGACGCTGTTGAAGGTCACTTGTCACCGCTCGGCGGCTACTCTGTCACCGCCAAAT GCTTTGGCCACCTGACGAAGCAGCTGATGACGCTGGCGGGGGGCCGCGTGGTGCTGGCGCTGGAGGGCGGGCACGACCTGACGGCCATCTGCGACGCCTCGGAGGCCTGCGTGTCCGCGCTGCTGGGCCTGGAG CTGGAGCCCCTGGACCCGTCCCTCCTGCAGCAGAAGCCCAACGCCAACGCAGTGGCCACGCTGGAGAAGGTCATCGAGATCCAGA GCCGGCACTGGGCTTCGCTGCGGGGCTGCGCGGGCGCCGTGGGCCGCTCGCTGcgggaggtgcaggcaggggagaCGGCGGAGGCCGAGACCGTGACGGCCATGGCGCTGCTGTCGGTGGGCGCCGAGCAGGGGGGCTGCGGCCCCCGGCCCAG GCCGGTGGAGGAGCCCACGGAGCCCGTGGAGCCCATGGAGCCCGTGGAGCCCATAGAGGCCATGGAGCCCATGGAGGCCATGGAGGCCGAGCCTGTGCCATGA